From one Lineus longissimus chromosome 3, tnLinLong1.2, whole genome shotgun sequence genomic stretch:
- the LOC135485461 gene encoding uncharacterized protein LOC135485461 isoform X2, which produces MEKKTMERSCAAAAAVSNKKLTYANVVAGKKPLPILDGPDSEEEFTSKPHEWVKVERKRPKEAKKGHLKLYLKKRSFKTQLSTPRMTTKKTKVTKTPPEEPTPSPPSPSRTTTTPGNDEERKVGRISPPLPPPVTQSTTTTMGERTYSDFIDILNDWVLKRAGVGKMYLPKYYEGKERKEFLEVMMPYLNPTLFFLPSSSDAGCQENAVPETPPSPPHQSVIMVTDQPHTVRDSPHLRDLLQRSSNIDLDHEEEKIPPSQIYRPDGKDLNEVFFVPEFHQCVAGDQEALEQEHLTTEMPQPSDEDVVLVPDSPDLVKQMPVREDSKEKIPPLNRELEGVPCTPEDLALLDFSDLLYYEENRKCHSKRDKLPNGLPMTENSSDGDVLKYLSGSFPDNESNVTGNQSESPLCTPIVNVDSDSPLRGQIVHNLFDEITNGKVQLEGLQSSQLGQDVQLQQFLESNILTKAEERSSLTTNKLQEVNEPHTSQVASTSSAYIRSDPTKRKLDLDGGNSKKRQRRQDRDSVLRSLLKSPNERRPPHAIGVLPGGNVGNGVPQKDNPNIRAILSGTHSVVHPFHDTKMATSFLGLRQKTTKKT; this is translated from the exons ATGGAAAAGAAGACAATGGAACGGTCATGTGCAGCAGCAGCTGCTGTTAGTAataaaaaattgacatatgcCAATGTGGTTGCTGGAAAAAAGCCTCTTCCTATTCTTg acggACCTGATTCCGAGGAGGAGTTCACTTCTAAACCACATGAATGGGTAAAAGTGGAAAGGAAGAGGCCTAAAGAGGCAAAGAAAG gccATTTGAAGCTCTATCTAAAAAAGAGGTCATTTAAAACTCAACTGTCAACTCCAAGaatgacaacaaaaaaaacGA aagttACAAAAACGCCACCAGAAGAACCAACAccctcaccaccatcaccatcaagaacaacaacaacccctggaaatgatgaagaaagaaaagttgGAAGAATATCCCCGCCACTCCCACCACCTGTAAcgcagtcaacaacaacaacaatgggcGAAAGAACGTACAGTGATTTTATAGACATTTTAAACGATTGGGTTTTGAAGAGAGCAGGTGTTGGGAAGATGTACCtcccaaaatattatgaagGGAAGGAACGTAAGGAATTTCTTGAGGTAATGATGCCGTATTTAAATCCTACACTCTTTTTTTTACCATCGTCATCTGATGCTGGTTGTCAGGAAAATGCTGTGCCTGAAACGCCTCCTTCACCACCTCATCAATCTGTCATTATGGTGACTGATCAGCCGCATACGGTACGGGATAGTCCACATTTAAGGGATCTGCTGCAACGATCCAGCAATATTGATTTGGAtcatgaggaagaaaaaatacctcctTCGCAAATTTATCGTCCCGATGGTAAAGACCTGAATGAGGTGTTTTTTGTTCCTGAATTTCATCAGTGTGTTGCTGGAGATCAGGAGGCGTTGGAACAAGAACATCTGACAACTGAAATGCCTCAACCATCTGATGAGGATGTTGTTCTTGTTCCAGACTCTCCTGATCTAGTGAAACAGATGCCTGTCCGGGAagatagcaaagaaaaaatacctcccCTAAACAGAGAATTGGAGGGGGTGCCATGCACACCAGAGGATCTTGCTTTGCTAGACTTCTCGGACTTGCTatattatgaagaaaataggaagtgccattcaaaaagagacaaattacCAAACGGATTGCCTATGACAGAAAATTCGTCAGATGGGGACGtcctgaaatatctttcagGATCGTTTCCAGataatgaatcaaatgtaacaggcaaccaatcagaatcaccacTCTGTACACCAATTGTAAACGTGGATTCTGATTCTCCTCTTCGAGGTCAAATAGTTCATAATCTCTTTGATGAGATTACGAATGGGAAAGTGCAACTTGAGGGGTTGCAATCATCACAACTTGGGCAGGATGTCCAACTCCAGCAGTTTCTGGAGTCGAACATCCTCACCAAGGCTGAGGAGCGTTCATCACTTACAACTAACAAGTTGCAAGAGGTGAACGAACCTCATACCTCTCAAGTTGCATCGACATCCTCCGCTTATATCAGGTCTGATCCTACTAAGCGGAAGCTTGACCTCGATGGGGGGAATTCAAAGAAGCGACAGAGGAGGCAGGACAGGGACTCTGTCTTGAGATCACTTTTGAAAAGTCCCAATGAAAGGAGACCTCCTCATGCAATTGGTGTTCTACCGGGTGGTAATGTTGGAAATGGTGTACCCCAGAAAGACAATCCCAACATCCGGGCAATTTTAAGTGGCACACATTCTGTGGTACACCCTTTCCATGATACCAAGATGGCGACGTCTTTTTTAGGGCTTCGTCAAAAGACGACAAAAAAAACGTAG
- the LOC135485461 gene encoding uncharacterized protein LOC135485461 isoform X1, whose protein sequence is MESYFYLLYNESESLPVCSNDMHSFSNSFYDMNSSNTKLRNKHFSIPVYYLFSVIIMEKKTMERSCAAAAAVSNKKLTYANVVAGKKPLPILDGPDSEEEFTSKPHEWVKVERKRPKEAKKGHLKLYLKKRSFKTQLSTPRMTTKKTKVTKTPPEEPTPSPPSPSRTTTTPGNDEERKVGRISPPLPPPVTQSTTTTMGERTYSDFIDILNDWVLKRAGVGKMYLPKYYEGKERKEFLEVMMPYLNPTLFFLPSSSDAGCQENAVPETPPSPPHQSVIMVTDQPHTVRDSPHLRDLLQRSSNIDLDHEEEKIPPSQIYRPDGKDLNEVFFVPEFHQCVAGDQEALEQEHLTTEMPQPSDEDVVLVPDSPDLVKQMPVREDSKEKIPPLNRELEGVPCTPEDLALLDFSDLLYYEENRKCHSKRDKLPNGLPMTENSSDGDVLKYLSGSFPDNESNVTGNQSESPLCTPIVNVDSDSPLRGQIVHNLFDEITNGKVQLEGLQSSQLGQDVQLQQFLESNILTKAEERSSLTTNKLQEVNEPHTSQVASTSSAYIRSDPTKRKLDLDGGNSKKRQRRQDRDSVLRSLLKSPNERRPPHAIGVLPGGNVGNGVPQKDNPNIRAILSGTHSVVHPFHDTKMATSFLGLRQKTTKKT, encoded by the exons ATGGAGTCGTATTTCTATTTGCTATACAATGAGTCAGAATCATTACCTGTATGCAGCaatgacatgcattcatttaGCAACTCTTTCTATGACATGAACTCGTCAAACACAAAACTTCGCAACAAACACTTCTCTATTCCTGTATATTACTTATTTTCAGTTATAATAATGGAAAAGAAGACAATGGAACGGTCATGTGCAGCAGCAGCTGCTGTTAGTAataaaaaattgacatatgcCAATGTGGTTGCTGGAAAAAAGCCTCTTCCTATTCTTg acggACCTGATTCCGAGGAGGAGTTCACTTCTAAACCACATGAATGGGTAAAAGTGGAAAGGAAGAGGCCTAAAGAGGCAAAGAAAG gccATTTGAAGCTCTATCTAAAAAAGAGGTCATTTAAAACTCAACTGTCAACTCCAAGaatgacaacaaaaaaaacGA aagttACAAAAACGCCACCAGAAGAACCAACAccctcaccaccatcaccatcaagaacaacaacaacccctggaaatgatgaagaaagaaaagttgGAAGAATATCCCCGCCACTCCCACCACCTGTAAcgcagtcaacaacaacaacaatgggcGAAAGAACGTACAGTGATTTTATAGACATTTTAAACGATTGGGTTTTGAAGAGAGCAGGTGTTGGGAAGATGTACCtcccaaaatattatgaagGGAAGGAACGTAAGGAATTTCTTGAGGTAATGATGCCGTATTTAAATCCTACACTCTTTTTTTTACCATCGTCATCTGATGCTGGTTGTCAGGAAAATGCTGTGCCTGAAACGCCTCCTTCACCACCTCATCAATCTGTCATTATGGTGACTGATCAGCCGCATACGGTACGGGATAGTCCACATTTAAGGGATCTGCTGCAACGATCCAGCAATATTGATTTGGAtcatgaggaagaaaaaatacctcctTCGCAAATTTATCGTCCCGATGGTAAAGACCTGAATGAGGTGTTTTTTGTTCCTGAATTTCATCAGTGTGTTGCTGGAGATCAGGAGGCGTTGGAACAAGAACATCTGACAACTGAAATGCCTCAACCATCTGATGAGGATGTTGTTCTTGTTCCAGACTCTCCTGATCTAGTGAAACAGATGCCTGTCCGGGAagatagcaaagaaaaaatacctcccCTAAACAGAGAATTGGAGGGGGTGCCATGCACACCAGAGGATCTTGCTTTGCTAGACTTCTCGGACTTGCTatattatgaagaaaataggaagtgccattcaaaaagagacaaattacCAAACGGATTGCCTATGACAGAAAATTCGTCAGATGGGGACGtcctgaaatatctttcagGATCGTTTCCAGataatgaatcaaatgtaacaggcaaccaatcagaatcaccacTCTGTACACCAATTGTAAACGTGGATTCTGATTCTCCTCTTCGAGGTCAAATAGTTCATAATCTCTTTGATGAGATTACGAATGGGAAAGTGCAACTTGAGGGGTTGCAATCATCACAACTTGGGCAGGATGTCCAACTCCAGCAGTTTCTGGAGTCGAACATCCTCACCAAGGCTGAGGAGCGTTCATCACTTACAACTAACAAGTTGCAAGAGGTGAACGAACCTCATACCTCTCAAGTTGCATCGACATCCTCCGCTTATATCAGGTCTGATCCTACTAAGCGGAAGCTTGACCTCGATGGGGGGAATTCAAAGAAGCGACAGAGGAGGCAGGACAGGGACTCTGTCTTGAGATCACTTTTGAAAAGTCCCAATGAAAGGAGACCTCCTCATGCAATTGGTGTTCTACCGGGTGGTAATGTTGGAAATGGTGTACCCCAGAAAGACAATCCCAACATCCGGGCAATTTTAAGTGGCACACATTCTGTGGTACACCCTTTCCATGATACCAAGATGGCGACGTCTTTTTTAGGGCTTCGTCAAAAGACGACAAAAAAAACGTAG